A section of the Acidimicrobiia bacterium genome encodes:
- the menD gene encoding 2-succinyl-5-enolpyruvyl-6-hydroxy-3-cyclohexene-1-carboxylic-acid synthase yields MTRDANTAFARAVVDEWARAGVTDACVAPGSRSTPLALALAGDGRVRVHIHLDERSASFFALGLAKATGRPAVVLCTSGTAAANFHPAVVEAHHGGVPLVVCTADRPFELRDTGAGQTIDQVSLYGNAVRWSVDVEAPADAPAPVTRAWRAVAARAVTEATGTRPGPVHVNVAFREPLVPTGQPLVDVPPRTGGEPWTRVSRGAVGPPAAVVDGLVRVERGMIVAGWGAELDARVLDRLAAALGWPVLADPISNLRTGTHAVSTYEALVRAGFGDNHRPDVVLRFGAPLTSKMTTTWLHESGARHVVVHAAGGAWLDPYRDADEIVACDPTALAGALAERVGRERSRWCDEWLHAELVARRALADLLDASQDVFEGRVARDVVAAVPEGGNVVVASSMPVRDVEAFAAPRTGVRFFANRGVNGIDGFVSTALGIAAGSPGHPTVALAGDLCFLHDANGLLGAARRELDAVFVVLDNDGGGIFSFLPQADGRTHFEELFATPQHVDLAALAAVHGIPASRVDKAADVVPALDDAIARRGVHVVIATSDREENVARHRAAWDAVTQALHAS; encoded by the coding sequence ATGACCCGTGATGCGAACACCGCGTTCGCGCGTGCCGTCGTCGACGAGTGGGCCCGCGCCGGCGTCACCGACGCTTGCGTCGCGCCCGGCTCACGCTCGACGCCGCTCGCGCTCGCACTTGCGGGCGACGGGCGCGTTCGCGTGCACATCCATCTCGACGAGCGCAGCGCGTCGTTCTTCGCGCTCGGTCTCGCGAAGGCAACCGGTCGACCGGCCGTCGTGCTGTGCACGTCCGGTACGGCGGCGGCGAACTTCCACCCGGCCGTCGTCGAGGCGCACCACGGCGGCGTCCCGCTCGTCGTCTGCACGGCCGACCGCCCGTTCGAGCTGCGCGACACCGGCGCCGGTCAGACGATCGACCAGGTGAGCCTGTACGGCAACGCGGTTCGTTGGTCGGTCGACGTCGAGGCACCCGCGGACGCGCCGGCTCCGGTCACGCGCGCGTGGCGAGCCGTCGCGGCGCGCGCGGTCACGGAGGCGACCGGCACGCGGCCCGGCCCGGTGCACGTGAACGTCGCGTTCCGCGAGCCGCTCGTGCCGACTGGCCAGCCGCTCGTCGACGTCCCGCCGCGGACGGGCGGTGAGCCGTGGACCCGCGTGTCCCGCGGTGCCGTCGGGCCACCGGCGGCCGTCGTCGACGGCCTCGTGCGGGTCGAGCGCGGGATGATCGTCGCGGGCTGGGGCGCCGAGCTCGACGCGCGCGTGCTCGATCGCCTCGCGGCCGCGCTGGGCTGGCCCGTGCTCGCCGATCCGATCTCGAACCTGCGCACCGGCACGCACGCGGTCTCGACGTACGAGGCCCTCGTGCGCGCCGGGTTCGGGGACAACCACCGCCCGGACGTCGTGCTCCGCTTCGGCGCGCCGCTCACGAGCAAGATGACCACGACGTGGCTCCACGAGAGCGGCGCGCGGCACGTCGTGGTGCACGCCGCGGGCGGCGCCTGGCTCGATCCGTACCGTGACGCCGACGAGATCGTCGCGTGCGACCCGACCGCGCTCGCGGGCGCGCTCGCAGAGCGCGTCGGGCGCGAACGTTCGCGGTGGTGCGACGAGTGGCTGCACGCTGAGCTCGTCGCGCGGCGCGCGCTCGCCGACCTCCTCGACGCGTCGCAGGACGTGTTCGAGGGTCGTGTCGCGCGTGACGTCGTCGCTGCGGTGCCCGAGGGTGGCAACGTCGTGGTCGCGTCGAGCATGCCCGTGCGCGACGTCGAGGCGTTCGCCGCGCCGCGCACCGGTGTCCGCTTCTTCGCGAACCGCGGTGTCAACGGGATCGACGGGTTCGTGTCGACCGCGCTCGGGATCGCCGCGGGTTCGCCTGGGCACCCGACGGTGGCGCTCGCTGGCGATCTCTGCTTCCTGCACGACGCCAACGGTCTGCTCGGCGCGGCGCGCCGCGAGCTGGATGCCGTCTTCGTCGTGCTCGACAACGACGGCGGCGGCATCTTCTCGTTCCTGCCCCAGGCCGACGGCCGCACCCACTTCGAGGAGCTGTTCGCCACGCCGCAGCACGTCGACCTCGCCGCCCTCGCCGCCGTGCACGGCATCCCGGCGAGCCGCGTCGACAAGGCGGCCGACGTGGTGCCGGCCCTCGACGACGCGATCGCGCGTCGCGGCGTCCACGTCGTGATCGCGACGAGCGACCGCGAGGAGAACGTCGCTCGCCACCGCGCCGCCTGGGACGCGGTCACCCAAGCGCTTCATGCGTCGTGA
- a CDS encoding isochorismate synthase: protein MTTLAHGTRLVAMTRPVALTRPLLDELGNDGFAWFHDGAAIVTAGMVATLDAAEVESFLAAIERDDAAGPTGRGPIAFGALPFHPRAPRQLVVPARVVTRGADGTAWLTEISAAGGTERGGRVDDPGARPGPGRFLVSSVQSRARWCANVLAALRAIECGDIEKVVLAREVVVEADQPFSRRDVIARLLASQPGCFVHAAGALVGASPELLVARHGAAVNARPLAGTTPRADGDGALASSRKDRHEHAVVADDVVDVLGRRCDELEVSGPQLVRLADVTHLATTIEGRLRPPAPSALDLALALSPTPAVAGAPRDAALAFIDAVEGFDRGCYAGPVGWVDANGDGEWAVALRGAIVDRRRARLIAGAGIVAGSDPDAEWAETESKLAPMLRVLVTP, encoded by the coding sequence GTGACGACGCTCGCGCACGGCACGCGCCTCGTCGCGATGACGCGGCCTGTCGCGTTGACCCGTCCGCTCCTGGACGAGCTCGGCAACGACGGGTTCGCGTGGTTCCACGACGGCGCGGCGATCGTCACCGCGGGCATGGTCGCGACGCTCGACGCGGCCGAGGTCGAGTCGTTCCTGGCGGCGATCGAGCGTGACGACGCCGCCGGTCCGACCGGTCGTGGTCCGATCGCGTTCGGTGCGCTGCCGTTCCACCCGCGCGCGCCGCGCCAGCTCGTCGTGCCGGCCCGAGTCGTCACCCGAGGCGCCGACGGGACCGCCTGGCTCACCGAGATCTCGGCTGCCGGTGGTACCGAGCGCGGTGGGCGCGTCGACGACCCGGGCGCGAGGCCCGGACCGGGCCGGTTCCTCGTGTCGTCCGTGCAGTCGCGGGCGCGCTGGTGCGCGAACGTCCTCGCCGCGCTGCGGGCGATCGAGTGCGGCGACATCGAGAAGGTCGTCCTCGCACGCGAGGTCGTCGTCGAGGCCGACCAGCCGTTCTCGCGGCGTGACGTGATCGCGCGTCTGCTCGCGTCGCAGCCCGGCTGCTTCGTCCACGCGGCGGGCGCGCTCGTCGGCGCGAGCCCGGAGCTGCTGGTCGCCCGGCACGGCGCCGCGGTGAACGCGCGCCCACTGGCCGGCACGACGCCGCGCGCCGACGGCGACGGCGCGCTGGCCTCGTCCCGCAAGGACAGGCACGAGCACGCCGTCGTGGCAGACGACGTCGTGGACGTGCTCGGCCGTCGTTGCGACGAGCTCGAGGTCTCCGGGCCGCAACTCGTCCGGCTCGCCGACGTCACGCACCTGGCGACGACGATCGAGGGCCGCCTCCGACCGCCCGCGCCGAGCGCGCTCGATCTCGCGCTCGCGCTGTCACCGACGCCGGCCGTCGCGGGAGCGCCGCGCGACGCGGCGCTGGCGTTCATCGACGCGGTCGAGGGCTTCGACCGCGGCTGCTACGCGGGGCCGGTCGGCTGGGTCGACGCGAACGGCGACGGCGAGTGGGCGGTCGCGTTGCGCGGCGCGATCGTCGATCGTCGCCGGGCGCGCCTCATCGCGGGCGCCGGCATCGTGGCGGGCTCCGACCCGGACGCCGAGTGGGCCGAGACGGAGTCGAAGCTCGCACCGATGCTGCGCGTCCTCGTCACACCCTGA
- a CDS encoding ubiquinone/menaquinone biosynthesis methyltransferase: MARVALPRGDEKRAWVEEMFDRVAPSYERVNRVISLGQDRKWRRDVVRALALPPASVVLDVACGTGDLCRELGNAKHRPVGVDLSAGMLATARGCGPLVRGDALAMAVRDGAVDGVVCGFALRNLVALEPFFAECARVLRAGGRFVAVDASVPANAFARAGHDLWFRRIVPWIGGRLSGEVDAYRYLPASTAYLPDGDELVSRLRDAGFESVARTTRMAGAVQLLSGTRRPGS; encoded by the coding sequence GTGGCCCGCGTAGCGCTCCCGCGCGGCGACGAGAAGCGCGCGTGGGTCGAGGAGATGTTCGACCGCGTCGCGCCGAGCTACGAGCGCGTCAACCGTGTGATCTCCCTCGGTCAGGACCGCAAGTGGCGACGTGACGTGGTGCGCGCGCTCGCGTTGCCGCCCGCATCCGTCGTGCTCGATGTCGCGTGCGGGACGGGCGACCTGTGCCGCGAGCTCGGGAACGCAAAGCACCGGCCCGTCGGCGTCGACCTCTCGGCCGGGATGCTCGCGACCGCGCGCGGGTGCGGTCCGCTCGTGCGCGGCGACGCGCTCGCGATGGCGGTGCGCGACGGCGCTGTGGACGGCGTCGTGTGCGGGTTCGCGCTCCGCAACCTCGTCGCGCTCGAGCCGTTCTTCGCCGAGTGCGCGCGCGTGCTGCGCGCCGGCGGACGGTTCGTGGCGGTCGACGCCTCCGTCCCCGCCAACGCGTTCGCGCGGGCGGGTCACGACCTGTGGTTCCGGCGGATCGTGCCGTGGATCGGTGGCCGGTTGTCGGGTGAGGTCGACGCCTACCGGTACCTCCCGGCGTCGACGGCCTACCTGCCCGACGGCGACGAGCTCGTGTCGCGGCTGCGCGACGCGGGGTTCGAGTCCGTCGCGCGGACGACGCGCATGGCCGGCGCCGTGCAGCTGCTGTCCGGCACGCGCAGGCCGGGCTCGTGA
- a CDS encoding MerR family transcriptional regulator, whose product MVSGEATDPRRLRVEELAQRAGVSVDTVRFYQKRRLLPPPEREGRIGWYGGEHVERLTRIRELQQRGFSLTLIRRLLDGELAPADVPLAAAVVDAGDRDDASAEPEEFLTLDDVAARSGVPRPLIDAVVREGLLVPRVLDDEPRFTPADVAIVREGLKLLEVGLPLPELLGLARRHHEATRAVAEEAVALFDAHVRARVRDSDASDDEKAQRLVDAFRVLLPSVTALVAHHFRRVLLNVAEEHLERVGEPTEVAAAQAEATRRLEIVWPA is encoded by the coding sequence GTGGTCTCCGGAGAAGCGACCGACCCGCGCCGACTGCGCGTCGAGGAGCTCGCCCAGCGGGCCGGCGTGTCCGTCGACACCGTGCGCTTCTACCAGAAGCGCCGGCTCCTCCCGCCGCCGGAGCGCGAGGGACGCATCGGCTGGTACGGCGGCGAGCACGTCGAACGGCTGACCCGCATCCGCGAGCTGCAGCAGCGCGGCTTCTCGCTCACGCTGATCCGCCGGCTGCTCGACGGCGAGCTCGCGCCCGCGGACGTCCCGCTCGCGGCCGCGGTCGTCGACGCCGGTGACCGCGACGACGCGTCGGCGGAGCCGGAGGAGTTCCTCACCCTCGACGACGTCGCCGCGCGTTCGGGTGTGCCGCGCCCGTTGATCGACGCGGTCGTGCGCGAAGGGCTGCTCGTGCCGCGCGTCCTCGACGACGAGCCTCGCTTCACGCCGGCCGACGTCGCGATCGTGCGGGAGGGGCTGAAGCTCCTCGAGGTGGGTCTGCCGCTGCCCGAGCTGCTCGGTCTCGCGCGCCGCCACCACGAGGCAACGCGTGCCGTCGCGGAGGAGGCCGTCGCGCTGTTCGACGCGCACGTCCGCGCGCGCGTGCGCGACTCGGACGCGAGCGACGACGAGAAGGCGCAGCGGCTCGTCGACGCGTTCCGTGTCCTCCTCCCGTCGGTGACGGCGCTCGTCGCGCACCACTTCCGTCGCGTGCTGCTCAACGTCGCCGAGGAGCACCTGGAGCGAGTGGGCGAACCGACCGAGGTCGCGGCCGCGCAGGCCGAGGCGACGCGCCGTCTGGAGATCGTGTGGCCCGCGTAG
- a CDS encoding DUF4328 domain-containing protein — MTSTSGFGGAEPVEGTPGWFPDPWGTEKLRWWDGRAWTPHLYPPAESSPSGTVGSATPAGTAGGTGTNGAAGVDRSTGWPGGASASGSHGAVTGEVRLAPMRSSAHWASLAMLWAGPLQALYYVAFGFQARWYADHFSDFRAGRTPTLTGTAASVAPVLQFASLAVLAAGVIFLVWMYRSADLARLLGIPARRTPALAACSFIIPILNLWWPYQSTCDLLPPGHRGRHVVARWWALYLVSTLSFIVVVASGFGPSWLTAAVVAVVAIVTLAAATAARLVIHVVLDAHESIVSSASH, encoded by the coding sequence ATGACGTCGACCTCGGGGTTCGGGGGCGCCGAACCCGTCGAGGGGACGCCCGGCTGGTTCCCCGACCCGTGGGGCACCGAGAAGCTGCGCTGGTGGGACGGCCGCGCCTGGACGCCGCACCTCTACCCGCCGGCGGAGTCCTCGCCGTCGGGCACCGTCGGCTCGGCCACGCCGGCGGGGACGGCGGGCGGCACGGGCACGAACGGGGCGGCGGGCGTCGACCGCTCGACGGGCTGGCCGGGCGGGGCCTCGGCGAGCGGGTCCCACGGCGCCGTCACCGGTGAGGTGCGGCTGGCGCCGATGCGGTCGAGCGCGCACTGGGCGAGCCTGGCGATGCTGTGGGCGGGTCCGCTCCAGGCCCTGTACTACGTCGCGTTCGGGTTCCAGGCCCGCTGGTACGCCGACCACTTCTCGGACTTCCGCGCCGGGCGCACGCCGACGCTCACCGGAACCGCGGCGAGCGTCGCACCGGTGCTGCAGTTCGCGTCGCTCGCCGTGCTCGCCGCGGGCGTGATCTTCCTCGTGTGGATGTACCGCTCAGCCGACCTCGCCCGGCTGCTCGGGATCCCGGCCCGACGGACGCCCGCGCTCGCCGCGTGCTCGTTCATCATCCCGATCCTCAACCTCTGGTGGCCGTACCAGTCCACGTGCGACCTGCTCCCCCCGGGGCACCGCGGCCGCCACGTCGTCGCCCGCTGGTGGGCGCTCTACCTCGTCAGCACGCTGTCGTTCATCGTGGTCGTGGCGAGCGGGTTCGGTCCGAGCTGGCTGACCGCCGCGGTCGTCGCCGTCGTCGCGATCGTCACGCTCGCCGCCGCGACCGCAGCCCGTCTCGTGATCCACGTCGTGCTCGACGCGCACGAGTCGATCGTGTCGTCGGCGTCGCACTAG
- a CDS encoding crotonase/enoyl-CoA hydratase family protein, with protein sequence MVIELERRGRTAVVTINRPDARNAVNGEVAEAMESTLDELERDDDVRVVVVTGAGPTFCAGADLKAVSRGGGGEVATKRGGFAGFTHRDFPKPVIAAVNGPAVAGGFEIVLACDIVVAADEAVFGIPEVKRGLFAAAGGLIRLPKRVALPLAMELALTGDTIDAQRAYTVGLANRVVPRDRVVDEAVAIAERIAGHPQLAVLNARRMVREALDLPEADAWKRSNELAIEVFRRPDAIEGATAFSEKRDPNWSE encoded by the coding sequence ATGGTGATCGAGCTTGAGCGGCGGGGCCGGACGGCGGTCGTCACGATCAACCGGCCCGACGCGCGCAACGCCGTCAACGGTGAGGTCGCCGAGGCGATGGAATCGACGCTCGACGAGCTCGAGCGCGACGACGACGTGCGCGTCGTCGTCGTCACCGGCGCAGGGCCCACCTTCTGCGCGGGTGCCGACCTCAAGGCCGTCTCGCGCGGTGGCGGCGGCGAGGTCGCGACGAAGCGCGGTGGCTTCGCGGGGTTCACGCACCGAGACTTCCCCAAGCCGGTCATCGCGGCGGTCAACGGGCCCGCGGTCGCGGGTGGATTCGAGATCGTCCTCGCGTGCGACATCGTCGTCGCGGCCGACGAGGCCGTGTTCGGGATCCCCGAGGTCAAGCGCGGGCTGTTCGCGGCCGCCGGCGGACTGATCCGCCTGCCGAAGCGCGTCGCGCTCCCGCTCGCGATGGAGCTCGCGCTGACGGGCGACACGATCGACGCGCAACGCGCGTACACGGTCGGGCTCGCGAACCGTGTCGTCCCGCGCGACCGGGTCGTCGACGAGGCAGTCGCGATCGCGGAGCGCATCGCGGGTCACCCGCAGCTCGCGGTGCTCAATGCACGACGCATGGTGCGCGAGGCGCTCGACCTCCCAGAGGCCGACGCGTGGAAGCGCAGCAACGAGCTCGCGATCGAGGTGTTCCGCCGACCGGACGCGATCGAGGGCGCGACCGCGTTCTCCGAGAAGCGCGACCCGAACTGGAGCGAGTGA
- a CDS encoding MFS transporter gives MPGVITYGRGIAALPRSLSPLRHRPFALLWSGAFTSNIGTWMETVAVGILVQTSTNKATWSGLVLAAGFAPNGLLGPIGGALADRVPRRLLLLTTTSVQTALAGTLAALAAFGKPAPGIVVLIVFLSGCANAIGFPAYQALLPDLVPVEDLAGAVALSSAQWNLGRVIGPALAGVVIAAGSYASAFTINTISFFAVIFVLLSLRLPPPEPEGHAPLLQSIRAGVRFGNDDPGLRVAFAVLGFAAFLAAPFIALVPAFGDKVFHDATTGTAALVTAQGIGAVVMGLALGPLHARLGNRRTLLGAATLLPFALVGYASAPSLWLGVLGIAFVGFLYLGVLSSCTTIAQLRTPTYIRGRVLSLLMALLGILYPIGTIAQGALGDGVGLRETTIGAAALFLVAVVALRMTARAWLARLDDETTSITDTPVPATETATGDAVTPA, from the coding sequence GTGCCCGGTGTCATCACCTACGGTCGCGGCATCGCCGCGCTCCCCCGTTCGCTCTCGCCCCTGCGTCACCGGCCGTTCGCGCTGCTGTGGAGCGGCGCGTTCACGTCGAACATCGGCACGTGGATGGAGACGGTCGCGGTCGGGATCCTCGTGCAGACGAGCACGAACAAGGCGACGTGGAGCGGCCTCGTGCTCGCGGCCGGGTTCGCGCCGAACGGCTTGCTCGGGCCGATCGGCGGCGCGCTCGCGGACCGCGTCCCCCGGCGGCTGCTGCTCCTCACGACGACGAGCGTGCAGACCGCGCTCGCCGGGACGCTGGCCGCGCTCGCGGCATTCGGCAAGCCGGCGCCCGGGATCGTCGTGCTCATCGTGTTCCTGTCGGGCTGCGCGAACGCGATCGGGTTCCCCGCGTACCAAGCGCTCCTGCCCGACCTCGTGCCGGTGGAGGACCTCGCGGGCGCGGTCGCGCTGTCGTCAGCGCAGTGGAACCTCGGACGCGTGATCGGGCCCGCGCTCGCGGGCGTCGTCATCGCCGCGGGGAGCTACGCGTCGGCGTTCACGATCAACACGATCTCGTTCTTCGCCGTGATCTTCGTCCTGCTGTCGCTGCGGCTGCCGCCACCCGAGCCGGAGGGGCATGCGCCGCTGCTGCAGTCGATCCGCGCCGGTGTGCGCTTCGGCAACGACGACCCCGGACTCCGTGTCGCGTTCGCGGTGCTCGGGTTCGCCGCGTTCCTCGCCGCGCCGTTCATCGCGCTGGTCCCCGCGTTCGGCGACAAGGTGTTCCACGACGCGACGACGGGAACCGCCGCGCTCGTGACCGCGCAGGGCATCGGCGCGGTCGTCATGGGGCTCGCCCTGGGCCCGCTGCACGCACGCCTCGGGAACCGGCGCACGTTGCTCGGCGCCGCGACGCTGCTGCCGTTCGCGCTCGTCGGCTACGCGAGCGCGCCGTCGTTGTGGCTCGGCGTGCTCGGCATCGCGTTCGTCGGGTTCCTGTACCTCGGTGTGCTCTCGAGCTGTACGACGATCGCGCAGCTGCGCACGCCGACCTACATCCGCGGTCGCGTCCTCAGCCTGCTGATGGCGCTCCTCGGGATCCTCTACCCGATCGGGACGATCGCTCAGGGAGCGCTCGGCGACGGTGTGGGTCTGCGCGAGACGACGATCGGCGCGGCCGCGCTGTTCCTCGTCGCCGTCGTCGCGTTGCGCATGACCGCGCGCGCCTGGCTCGCGCGCCTCGACGACGAGACGACGTCGATCACCGACACGCCCGTCCCGGCGACCGAGACCGCGACAGGCGACGCGGTCACGCCCGCCTGA
- a CDS encoding alternative oxidase → MLVERTSAELREEQARTLATPRRRYGPPARLLFALLDLFYGRPRTLSKFKVLEVIARVPYQAWENVAYVAVTHRYSKPEFARRIFERVAESRVQQDNEQWHLLILEELVDEQPGREPFVRYRLLPQLLAFVYYQLSWLLYVVKPAWSYLLNADFEDHAEHEYALFVRENTSLEARRYDGLFADDYGHFESLGDLFRQISLDERVHKEESLARAAEPRFK, encoded by the coding sequence ATGCTCGTCGAGCGCACGTCCGCCGAGCTGCGCGAGGAGCAGGCCCGGACGCTCGCGACGCCCCGGCGCCGCTACGGCCCTCCGGCCCGGCTCCTGTTCGCCCTGCTCGACCTCTTCTACGGCCGGCCTCGCACGCTCTCGAAGTTCAAGGTCCTCGAGGTCATCGCCCGCGTGCCGTACCAGGCGTGGGAGAACGTCGCGTACGTCGCGGTCACGCACCGCTACTCGAAGCCGGAGTTCGCGCGCCGGATCTTCGAGCGCGTCGCCGAGAGCCGCGTCCAGCAGGACAACGAGCAGTGGCACCTGCTGATCCTCGAGGAGCTCGTCGACGAGCAGCCCGGCCGCGAGCCGTTCGTGCGGTACCGACTCCTGCCCCAGCTGCTCGCGTTCGTCTACTACCAGCTGTCGTGGCTTCTCTACGTCGTGAAGCCGGCATGGAGCTACCTCCTGAACGCCGACTTCGAGGACCACGCCGAGCACGAGTACGCGCTGTTCGTCCGCGAGAACACGAGCCTCGAGGCCCGGCGTTACGACGGGCTCTTCGCCGACGACTACGGCCACTTCGAGTCGCTCGGCGACCTCTTCCGCCAGATCTCGCTCGACGAGCGGGTCCACAAGGAGGAGAGCCTCGCTCGGGCCGCGGAGCCCCGGTTCAAGTAA
- a CDS encoding response regulator transcription factor, protein MRILVVDDEPAVRRAVERALHLEGYEVGVAADGNEALQQLAVTPADAVVLDVMMPKVDGIEVCERLRQAGDPVPILLLTARDRVSDRVTGLDAGADDYLVKPFALEELLARLRALLRRTGGPGEDAVLRFEDLSLDPETRDVYRGERRIELTRTEFLLLELLLRNARKVLTREVIFDRVWGYDFGYNSNSLEVYIGYLRRKTEAGGEPRLIHTVRGVGYVLREP, encoded by the coding sequence ATGCGGATCCTGGTCGTGGACGACGAGCCGGCCGTGCGGCGGGCGGTCGAGCGCGCGCTGCACCTCGAGGGCTACGAGGTCGGCGTCGCGGCCGACGGCAACGAGGCGCTGCAGCAGCTCGCGGTGACGCCGGCCGACGCGGTCGTCCTCGACGTCATGATGCCCAAGGTCGACGGCATCGAGGTCTGCGAACGGCTGCGCCAGGCGGGTGATCCCGTGCCGATCCTGCTGCTGACGGCCCGCGACCGCGTCTCCGACCGCGTGACGGGTCTCGACGCCGGCGCCGACGACTACCTCGTCAAGCCGTTCGCGCTCGAGGAGCTCCTCGCGCGCCTCCGTGCGCTGCTGCGCCGGACGGGCGGACCGGGTGAGGACGCGGTCCTCCGCTTCGAGGACCTGTCGCTCGACCCCGAGACGCGCGACGTCTACCGCGGCGAGCGTCGCATCGAGCTCACGCGCACGGAGTTCCTCCTGCTCGAGCTCCTGCTGCGCAACGCGCGGAAGGTCCTGACCCGTGAGGTGATCTTCGACCGCGTGTGGGGATACGACTTCGGGTACAACTCGAACTCGCTGGAGGTCTACATCGGGTACTTGCGCCGCAAGACCGAGGCCGGAGGTGAGCCGCGGCTGATCCACACCGTGCGCGGTGTGGGCTACGTGCTGCGGGAACCGTGA
- a CDS encoding HAMP domain-containing sensor histidine kinase — MSVFRRGTRDADAVLGDEDLTPLDPDAPDAVPPAEPVDATPSKRRALSFRTRVALLAAAAVAVAVVLASAVAYFEVRHQLYVQVDNTLRQPQRVETDGFDGGFFGPRLPPGEQRFVQVIRTDGTTARPADQPALPVSARDRAVAAGQHEYVIESVHIDGVHMRMITTEPAGGDPTVAAVQIARSLTEADNTLGHLRIVLLLVAAGGVVIAAGLGLVVARSALRPVKRLTDAAEHVAETQDLGASIPVDRSDELGRLAESFNEMLAALASSRDQQQQLVADASHELRTPLTSLRTNIEVLARAPNIDPYERERLLADVTAQLEEFGVLVEDLVELAREDRPTVEQEMVDVRLDEVVTHAVNRARRHAPALVFEASTAPCLVRGQRQMLERALTNLLDNASKWSPDGAHVEVVQTAEGEVTVRDHGPGIAPELREKVFDRFYRAPAARSMPGSGLGLAIVRRVVEAHRGTVGAEAAPGGGTLMRVRLPVVDLEEPVPVDLEPEPVRRA; from the coding sequence GTGAGCGTGTTCCGTCGCGGCACGCGCGACGCCGACGCCGTGCTCGGCGACGAGGACCTCACGCCGCTCGACCCGGACGCGCCGGACGCCGTTCCCCCCGCGGAGCCGGTCGATGCCACACCGTCGAAGCGCCGCGCCTTGAGCTTCCGGACGCGCGTCGCGCTCCTGGCGGCGGCCGCGGTCGCGGTCGCGGTCGTCCTCGCGTCGGCGGTCGCGTACTTCGAGGTCCGTCACCAGCTCTATGTGCAGGTCGACAACACGCTCCGTCAGCCTCAGCGGGTCGAGACGGACGGTTTCGACGGAGGGTTCTTCGGTCCGCGGCTGCCCCCCGGGGAGCAGCGCTTCGTGCAGGTGATCCGCACCGACGGCACGACGGCTCGTCCGGCGGATCAGCCCGCGCTTCCCGTCAGCGCACGCGACCGCGCCGTCGCAGCCGGTCAGCACGAGTACGTGATCGAGAGCGTGCACATCGACGGTGTCCACATGCGGATGATCACGACGGAGCCCGCGGGCGGGGATCCGACGGTCGCCGCCGTCCAGATCGCGCGGTCGCTGACCGAGGCCGACAACACGCTCGGCCATCTCCGCATCGTGCTGCTCCTCGTCGCCGCGGGCGGTGTCGTGATCGCGGCCGGGTTGGGGCTCGTGGTGGCGCGCAGCGCGCTGCGGCCCGTGAAGCGGTTGACGGACGCGGCCGAGCACGTCGCGGAGACCCAGGACCTCGGGGCGTCGATCCCCGTCGACCGCAGCGACGAGCTGGGCCGGCTGGCCGAGAGCTTCAACGAGATGCTCGCCGCGCTCGCGTCGTCGCGCGACCAGCAGCAGCAGCTCGTCGCGGACGCCAGCCACGAGCTGCGCACGCCGCTCACGAGCCTGCGCACCAACATCGAGGTGCTCGCGCGCGCCCCGAACATCGACCCGTACGAGCGCGAGCGGCTGCTCGCCGACGTGACCGCGCAGCTCGAGGAGTTCGGCGTCCTCGTCGAGGACCTCGTCGAGCTCGCGCGCGAGGACCGGCCGACCGTCGAGCAGGAGATGGTCGACGTCCGCCTCGACGAGGTCGTCACGCACGCGGTCAACCGCGCCCGCCGGCATGCACCGGCGCTCGTGTTCGAGGCGTCGACCGCTCCGTGCCTGGTCCGCGGTCAGCGACAGATGCTCGAGCGCGCGCTCACGAACCTGCTCGACAACGCGAGCAAGTGGAGCCCCGACGGTGCGCACGTCGAGGTCGTGCAGACGGCCGAGGGCGAGGTCACCGTCCGCGACCACGGGCCGGGCATCGCGCCCGAGCTGCGCGAGAAGGTCTTCGACCGGTTCTACCGGGCGCCGGCCGCCCGGTCGATGCCCGGCTCGGGGCTCGGCCTGGCGATCGTCCGGCGGGTCGTGGAGGCACACCGCGGGACCGTCGGCGCTGAAGCCGCGCCCGGGGGCGGCACGCTCATGCGGGTCCGGCTGCCGGTCGTCGACCTCGAGGAGCCGGTACCGGTGGACCTCGAGCCGGAGCCCGTCCGCCGGGCCTGA